One window of the Oligoflexia bacterium genome contains the following:
- a CDS encoding family 1 glycosylhydrolase: protein MRTFLFIGIFLSIVTINFPAHSQTKQYPKSFLWGAAFSAHQTEGVTGGGENGDWYQFEHPATENSPIANGDNADLSIDHWNRYEDDLQAAKSTGLNTIRISLSWEKIEPQPGIFNSEVMAHYKTVLKRMRELGLRPMISLHHFTHPIWFNQNGGWLSAQSPEYFARYAQYVAQNLSDVCGLWMTFNDPMGFIHLAYVNGEIPPHKKGLSNGFEAAFNTVRAHRLAVYAFHKARSTNNVGVAYGFKLFDPFDLKNEQDVRAAKELSEISNWAWLRATETGHLEFRYTQPGIIWDKQIIFQRNILTSEMILHAKIDWLGVNFYDHSLVRGTTKPIPFELINTQGLEGDNGSTLAPQALEKITRL from the coding sequence ATGCGAACCTTTTTATTCATTGGTATTTTTTTAAGTATAGTCACCATAAATTTTCCGGCACATTCACAGACAAAACAATACCCAAAGAGCTTTCTCTGGGGTGCAGCTTTCTCTGCCCACCAAACTGAGGGCGTAACTGGTGGCGGTGAAAACGGCGACTGGTATCAATTTGAGCATCCTGCTACCGAAAATTCACCCATCGCTAACGGCGATAATGCTGATTTGTCTATTGATCACTGGAACCGATACGAAGACGACCTTCAAGCTGCAAAAAGTACCGGTCTAAATACCATTCGCATTTCATTATCGTGGGAAAAAATTGAACCCCAACCTGGCATTTTTAACTCTGAAGTGATGGCTCATTATAAAACAGTGCTTAAGAGAATGCGCGAGTTGGGTCTAAGACCAATGATATCGCTTCATCATTTTACTCACCCCATTTGGTTTAATCAAAATGGTGGATGGCTTTCAGCTCAAAGCCCCGAGTATTTTGCACGCTATGCTCAATATGTTGCTCAAAACTTAAGTGACGTCTGTGGACTTTGGATGACCTTTAATGACCCGATGGGTTTTATACATTTGGCGTATGTGAATGGTGAAATACCTCCACATAAAAAAGGTCTCAGTAACGGTTTTGAAGCGGCCTTTAACACGGTACGGGCTCATCGTTTAGCTGTGTATGCTTTTCACAAAGCCAGAAGTACAAACAATGTGGGTGTTGCCTATGGGTTTAAGCTTTTTGATCCTTTTGATCTCAAAAATGAACAAGACGTTCGAGCAGCAAAAGAGCTTTCAGAAATAAGTAACTGGGCCTGGCTCAGAGCTACAGAAACAGGACACTTAGAATTTCGTTACACACAACCTGGAATTATTTGGGATAAACAAATTATCTTCCAAAGAAATATTCTGACAAGTGAGATGATATTGCATGCTAAAATTGATTGGCTCGGTGTAAATTTTTACGATCACTCTCTTGTACGCGGAACTACAAAACCTATTCCGTTTGAACTCATAAACACCCAAGGACTCGAGGGTGACAACGGATCAACACTCGCTCCCCAAGCACTTGAGAAAATCACACGCCT
- the xylF gene encoding D-xylose ABC transporter substrate-binding protein yields MFTKILAIGFASLIGFSAHGADKKIRIGLSMDTLKEERWQRDRDLFVKRAKELGAEVLVQSANGNDALQFSQAENLLTQGVDVLVVVPHNGVVAASIVVAAHKAGKKVVSYDRLIQNSDVDLYLSFDPVEVGRLQAAYLVEHVKKGNFVLIGGSPTDSNAKLARKGQMQALQPAIDRGDIKIVTDAWAREWQASEALKHTENALSKNNNNVQAIVASNDGTAGGAISALKQQNLAGKVMVSGQDADLTACQRIVEGTQSMTVYKPIQALAYKAAESAVALAKGEAVVANTTINNGKKEVPSLLIKPIQVDKNNIDLTVVKDGFHPREAVYKNVAKRK; encoded by the coding sequence ATGTTTACAAAGATTTTAGCAATTGGGTTTGCCTCATTAATCGGTTTTTCAGCTCACGGTGCTGATAAGAAAATTCGCATCGGCCTTTCAATGGACACTCTCAAAGAAGAGCGTTGGCAACGTGACCGAGATCTTTTTGTGAAACGTGCAAAAGAGCTAGGGGCCGAGGTTCTAGTTCAATCAGCCAATGGAAACGATGCTTTGCAATTCAGCCAAGCAGAAAATCTACTCACCCAAGGTGTAGATGTTTTAGTTGTGGTTCCCCATAACGGTGTAGTAGCCGCATCGATAGTAGTAGCCGCTCACAAAGCTGGTAAAAAAGTCGTAAGCTATGACCGTTTGATTCAAAATTCAGATGTAGATCTCTACTTATCTTTTGACCCAGTTGAAGTAGGACGACTTCAAGCCGCTTATCTAGTTGAGCATGTGAAAAAAGGAAATTTCGTGTTGATTGGTGGTTCACCCACTGATTCAAACGCAAAACTTGCACGAAAAGGTCAAATGCAAGCACTTCAACCGGCCATTGACCGTGGCGATATTAAAATTGTAACAGACGCTTGGGCTCGTGAGTGGCAAGCGAGTGAGGCATTGAAGCACACGGAGAATGCTCTAAGTAAAAACAATAATAATGTTCAAGCAATTGTAGCTTCAAATGACGGAACAGCCGGTGGTGCTATATCTGCACTCAAACAACAAAATCTTGCTGGCAAAGTAATGGTTTCTGGTCAAGACGCTGATCTAACTGCATGTCAACGTATCGTTGAAGGCACACAAAGCATGACTGTTTACAAACCCATCCAAGCCCTTGCCTATAAAGCAGCTGAATCTGCAGTTGCTTTGGCTAAAGGCGAAGCTGTTGTAGCCAATACAACAATCAATAATGGTAAAAAAGAAGTTCCATCTTTATTAATTAAGCCAATTCAAGTTGATAAAAATAATATCGACTTAACAGTGGTTAAAGATGGTTTTCATCCTCGTGAAGCTGTTTACAAAAACGTCGCTAAACGCAAATAA